The segment ATCCATACGATCTCACCGCACATTGATGCCAACAGCATCATGAGTTTCATCGCTAATGTGATGCCTGCCAACATGTACCAAGCAGCTAACGATACTATACATGATATAGTGAGCAACAAGCGGGAAGGATTGCTATCATTCGGGGTGTTCTTTGCACTGCTATTGGCAACCAATGGCATGCACGGTCTGATGAGTGCTTTCAACAGTATCTATAAGACAATAGACCGCAGAGGTTTTCTCAAAACAAGGATGATCGCAACGATGCTCACCTTGATGATGGCATTTGTCCTGTTCTTTTCCATCTTTATGCTGGTCATTGGCAAGGCATTTCTCTCACACCTGTCAAATACGGGTTTTTTCAGACAAGAATACATCTATCATCTCATCATTACGCTCAAGTACGGAGTGATTGGGGTGTCATTTTTCATTGCTATATCGTTGATTTATTACTTTGCACCAGCGATACATGATCGATGGACCTTCTTCTCTGCTGGCACTATTTTTTCGGCGGTTTCCTGTGTAGCGGTTTCTTATGCATTTTCATTTTATATCAACAACTTTTCTGCCTACAACAAGTTCTACGGATCATTGGGAATGCTCATCGCATTGATGATTTGGCTGTATCTACTTTCGATCATTTTGCTGGTTGGATTTGAGTACAATGCCAGCGTAGATAAGGCGGTCCATTCGGACAAAATAGAGGTGACCACATCAGTGTTTGAATAATTTTTTACTTTTTTTCATCCAATATTTGACTAGATAAAATATTCTTCTAGATTTGCACTCCCATTCAAAGGAATGGAAATAATAACGACCTAGAGAAGTGGCAGAGTGGTCGATTGCACCGGTCTTGAAAACCGGCGTACCGCGAGGTACCGGGGGTTCGAATCCCTCCTTCTCTGCTTTATAAAAGCTTTCATTTT is part of the Reichenbachiella agarivorans genome and harbors:
- a CDS encoding YihY/virulence factor BrkB family protein is translated as MTRQALHKRLLRYPRYKRFIKILKTTRLNKRRTTLYRAIVIFLDSILDNRLLTMASGVAFSFTLAIFPLIIFIFTLIPYIHTISPHIDANSIMSFIANVMPANMYQAANDTIHDIVSNKREGLLSFGVFFALLLATNGMHGLMSAFNSIYKTIDRRGFLKTRMIATMLTLMMAFVLFFSIFMLVIGKAFLSHLSNTGFFRQEYIYHLIITLKYGVIGVSFFIAISLIYYFAPAIHDRWTFFSAGTIFSAVSCVAVSYAFSFYINNFSAYNKFYGSLGMLIALMIWLYLLSIILLVGFEYNASVDKAVHSDKIEVTTSVFE